In a single window of the Streptomyces sp. CGMCC 4.7035 genome:
- a CDS encoding serine/threonine-protein kinase, which yields MADTRLVQGRYRLLDLIGRGGMGEVWRARDESLGRQVAVKCLKPQGPHHDQSFTRVLRERFRREARVAAGLQHRGVTVVHDFGESDGVLYLVMELLEGRNLSQLLEDNKHHPLPVPDVVDIADQVTAALAYTHQQGIVHRDLKPANIMRTGDGTVKICDFGIARLGHDIGFTARLTGTGVAMGTPHYMSPEQIGGDPVDQRSDLYSLGCVLYEIATGVPPFDRDDAWAILVGHRDTPPEPPRTHRADLPESFERIILDLLAKRPEERPRDARELGRRIGAARTPSAYVPTVVSRAPSGRPPSGEPRLPSWTRDMTTGHKAAGPGPHSTPPDGSAGLAREWIARSVTDRPPEPVRPERPTPSPEVVGTLAGRHNAGLSLGRLGRWTEAGEVHRAVAAEREHVLGPEHPDTLASRYEVGFTLSRTGRPADALREYTHVARVRERVLGPDHPDTLAARQEMAYVLGRLGRPFEAHQVYVSVLAARERTMGPDHPDTLRCRHNLAFNLSRLGRLEDSYRTAHEVAVARARVLGPEHPDTLVTRYEVAYVLGQLGRWTEALRTYREVAEARAGALGPDHPDTLAARYEVGISLGRLGHTAQALMLYRELVDDRTRVDGPAHPDTLRARHGLGVNLGRLGRWEEALAESRDVCAIRERVLGPDHPDTLVSRREVAVGLGWLGRWADALIEYRRVAAARERVLGPDHPDSLAGRTDEAHCLEQLGRDQEAAELYRRVAVLRGQSAAGGP from the coding sequence ATGGCGGACACCAGGCTGGTCCAGGGCCGGTACCGGCTGCTCGACCTGATCGGGCGCGGCGGCATGGGCGAGGTGTGGCGCGCGCGGGACGAGTCCCTGGGCAGACAGGTCGCCGTGAAATGCCTCAAACCGCAGGGCCCGCACCACGACCAGTCGTTCACCCGTGTTCTGCGGGAGCGGTTTCGGCGTGAGGCGCGCGTGGCCGCGGGCCTCCAGCACCGCGGGGTGACCGTCGTGCACGACTTCGGCGAGTCCGACGGTGTGCTGTACCTCGTCATGGAGCTGCTGGAGGGACGCAACCTCAGCCAGCTCCTGGAGGACAACAAGCACCACCCGCTGCCGGTCCCCGACGTCGTCGACATCGCCGACCAGGTCACGGCGGCGCTGGCCTACACGCACCAGCAGGGCATCGTGCACCGCGACCTGAAGCCCGCCAACATCATGCGGACCGGCGACGGCACGGTGAAGATCTGCGACTTCGGCATCGCCCGCCTCGGCCACGACATCGGCTTCACGGCCCGGCTGACCGGCACCGGCGTCGCGATGGGCACCCCGCACTACATGTCCCCGGAGCAGATCGGCGGCGATCCCGTCGACCAGCGCAGTGACCTGTACTCGCTGGGGTGCGTGCTGTACGAGATCGCCACCGGTGTGCCGCCCTTCGACCGGGACGACGCGTGGGCGATCCTCGTCGGGCACCGCGACACCCCGCCCGAGCCGCCGCGCACCCACCGGGCCGACCTGCCCGAGTCCTTCGAGCGGATCATCCTGGACCTGCTGGCCAAACGTCCCGAGGAGCGTCCGCGCGACGCACGCGAGCTCGGCCGCCGGATCGGCGCGGCCCGCACCCCGTCCGCGTACGTGCCCACGGTGGTGTCGCGCGCGCCCTCCGGCCGGCCGCCGTCCGGTGAGCCCCGGCTGCCCTCCTGGACCCGCGATATGACCACCGGCCACAAGGCGGCGGGGCCCGGACCGCACAGCACCCCGCCGGACGGCTCGGCCGGTCTCGCCCGTGAGTGGATCGCCCGCTCCGTCACGGACCGCCCGCCCGAGCCCGTACGCCCCGAACGGCCCACTCCGTCGCCGGAGGTGGTCGGTACCCTGGCCGGCCGGCACAACGCGGGGCTGAGCCTGGGACGGCTCGGCCGCTGGACCGAGGCCGGCGAGGTGCACCGCGCGGTCGCCGCCGAGCGCGAGCACGTCCTCGGCCCCGAGCACCCCGACACGCTCGCCAGCCGCTACGAGGTCGGCTTCACGCTCAGCCGCACCGGCCGCCCCGCCGACGCCCTGCGCGAGTACACGCACGTCGCCCGGGTCAGGGAGCGCGTGCTCGGCCCCGACCATCCGGACACCCTGGCCGCCCGCCAGGAAATGGCCTATGTCCTCGGCCGGCTGGGCCGTCCCTTCGAGGCGCACCAGGTGTACGTGTCGGTGCTGGCCGCCCGGGAGCGCACCATGGGCCCGGACCACCCCGACACCCTGCGCTGCCGTCACAACCTCGCCTTCAACCTCAGTCGGCTCGGGCGCCTGGAGGACTCGTACCGGACGGCGCACGAGGTGGCCGTCGCGCGCGCCCGGGTACTGGGCCCCGAGCACCCCGACACGCTCGTCACGCGCTATGAAGTCGCCTACGTGCTGGGCCAGTTGGGCCGCTGGACCGAGGCGCTGCGGACGTACCGGGAGGTGGCGGAGGCGCGCGCCGGGGCGCTGGGCCCCGACCATCCGGACACCCTGGCCGCCCGTTACGAGGTCGGGATCAGCCTCGGCCGGCTCGGACACACCGCGCAGGCCCTCATGCTCTACCGCGAACTGGTCGACGACCGCACGCGCGTGGACGGCCCGGCGCACCCCGACACCCTCCGCGCCCGGCACGGCCTCGGGGTGAACCTGGGCCGCCTCGGCCGCTGGGAGGAGGCGCTGGCCGAGTCCCGCGACGTGTGCGCCATCCGCGAGCGCGTGCTCGGCCCCGATCACCCGGACACGCTGGTCAGCCGCCGTGAGGTCGCCGTCGGCCTCGGCTGGCTCGGCCGCTGGGCCGACGCCCTCATCGAGTACCGCCGGGTGGCCGCCGCCCGCGAGCGCGTTTTGGGCCCCGACCACCCCGACAGCCTGGCCGGCCGCACCGACGAGGCCCACTGCCTGGAACAGCTGGGCCGCGACCAGGAGGCGGCGGAGCTGTACCGGAGGGTGGCGGTGCTGCGCGGGCAGTCGGCGGCGGGAGGGCCCTGA
- a CDS encoding phytoene desaturase family protein: MPAHEGYDAVIVGGGHNGLVAAAYLARAGRSVLVLERLDHTGGAAVSTRPFAGVDARLSRYSYLVSLLPRKIVRDLELDFRVRARTVSSYTPVERDGRPTGLLVGGGERRTREAFARLTGSEREYEAWRRFYGMTGRVAERVFPTLTEPLPTRDELRRRIDDEEAWRELFEEPIGAAVEARFADDLVRGVVLTDALIGTFADAHDASMRQNRCFLYHVIGGGTGAWDVPVGGMGALTDALAAAARAAGAVIATGREAVRIETDGRAAEVTYRGADGEGAISARHVLVNASPQELARLTGDNPPAPAEGAQLKVNMLLKRLPALRDSAVDPREAFSGTFHIAEGYEQLATAHAQAAAGSLPTAPPSEIYCHSLTDPTILGHDLVEQGYQTLTLFGLHAPARLFEHDNDGAREELLKSTLAQLDAHLAEPIEDCLATDADGRPCIEAKTPLDLERDLRLPGGNIFHRELAWPYAHEDAGRWGVATRHANVLLCGAGAVRGGGVSGVPGHNAAMAVLEQPGQR, encoded by the coding sequence ATGCCTGCACACGAGGGATACGATGCCGTGATCGTCGGCGGCGGCCACAACGGACTGGTCGCCGCCGCCTATCTCGCCCGGGCCGGGCGGTCCGTACTGGTTCTGGAGCGGCTGGACCACACCGGGGGCGCCGCCGTGTCCACGCGGCCCTTCGCCGGGGTCGACGCGCGGCTGTCGCGGTACTCCTATCTGGTCAGCCTGCTGCCCCGGAAGATCGTGCGGGACCTGGAGCTGGACTTCCGGGTGCGGGCGCGCACCGTGTCCTCGTACACACCCGTCGAGCGCGACGGGCGCCCCACCGGACTGCTCGTCGGCGGTGGGGAGCGGCGGACCCGGGAGGCGTTCGCCCGGCTCACCGGCTCCGAACGCGAGTACGAGGCCTGGCGGCGCTTCTACGGGATGACCGGACGCGTCGCCGAGCGGGTGTTCCCCACGCTCACCGAGCCCCTGCCCACCCGCGACGAACTGCGCCGCCGCATCGATGACGAGGAGGCGTGGCGGGAGCTGTTCGAGGAGCCGATCGGCGCCGCCGTCGAGGCGCGCTTCGCCGACGACCTGGTGCGCGGTGTCGTCCTCACCGACGCGCTCATCGGCACCTTCGCGGACGCCCACGACGCCTCGATGCGGCAGAACCGCTGCTTCCTCTACCACGTCATCGGCGGCGGCACGGGCGCCTGGGACGTCCCGGTCGGCGGCATGGGCGCGCTCACCGACGCGCTGGCGGCGGCCGCACGCGCGGCCGGCGCGGTGATCGCCACCGGACGCGAGGCCGTACGGATCGAGACCGACGGGCGCGCCGCCGAGGTCACTTACCGGGGCGCGGACGGCGAGGGTGCCATCTCGGCCCGGCACGTCCTGGTGAACGCCTCCCCGCAGGAACTGGCCCGGCTCACCGGTGACAACCCGCCCGCACCGGCGGAGGGCGCCCAGCTCAAGGTGAACATGCTGCTGAAGCGGCTTCCCGCGCTGCGCGACAGCGCCGTCGACCCGCGCGAGGCCTTCTCCGGAACCTTCCACATCGCCGAGGGGTACGAGCAGCTGGCCACCGCACACGCCCAGGCGGCCGCGGGTTCGCTGCCCACCGCACCGCCCTCCGAGATCTACTGCCACTCGCTCACCGACCCGACCATCCTCGGCCACGACCTGGTCGAGCAGGGCTACCAGACCCTCACCCTCTTCGGCCTCCACGCGCCCGCCCGGCTCTTCGAGCACGACAACGACGGCGCCCGGGAGGAACTGCTGAAGTCGACGCTGGCGCAACTGGACGCCCACCTCGCCGAACCCATTGAGGACTGCCTGGCCACGGACGCGGACGGACGCCCCTGCATCGAGGCGAAGACACCGCTCGACCTGGAGCGCGATCTGCGGCTGCCCGGCGGCAACATCTTCCACCGCGAGCTGGCCTGGCCGTACGCACACGAGGACGCGGGGCGCTGGGGCGTGGCGACCCGGCACGCGAACGTCCTGCTGTGCGGGGCGGGCGCGGTGCGCGGCGGCGGGGTGAGCGGGGTGCCGGGGCACAACGCGGCGATGGCGGTCCTGGAGCAGCCCGGGCAGCGGTAA
- a CDS encoding nitronate monooxygenase, translating to MQTELSKELGVEHALFGFTPFPAVAAAISRAGGFGVLGAVRYTAPDDLKRDLDWIEAHVDGRPYGLDVVMPAKKVEGPKNQTLTEADVEAMIPEGHRQFIRDTLAKYGVPELADGEASGWRITGWMEQVARSQLDVAFDYPIKLLANALGSPPADVVQRAHDQGILVAALAGSARHARKHKDAGIDIVVAQGYEAGGHTGEIASMVLTPEVVDAVAPLPVLAAGGIGSGQQMAAALALGAQGVWLGSIWLTTTEAELPSPVLVQKLLAAGSGDTVRSRALTGKPARQLRTEWTDAWDDPHGPGTLPMPLQGLLVAEAVTRIQKYEVEPLLGTPVGQIVGRMNSERSVQAVVDDLTRGFEKAVDRINRIAGRSQQ from the coding sequence ATGCAGACGGAGCTGAGCAAGGAACTGGGAGTCGAGCACGCCCTCTTCGGCTTCACGCCGTTTCCCGCCGTCGCCGCGGCCATCAGCCGGGCCGGCGGTTTCGGCGTGCTCGGTGCGGTCCGCTACACCGCCCCCGACGACCTCAAGCGCGACCTCGACTGGATCGAGGCGCACGTCGACGGCAGGCCCTACGGCCTGGACGTCGTCATGCCCGCCAAGAAGGTCGAGGGCCCGAAAAATCAAACACTGACGGAGGCCGACGTCGAGGCGATGATCCCGGAAGGCCACCGGCAGTTCATCAGGGACACCCTGGCCAAGTACGGGGTCCCGGAACTCGCCGACGGCGAGGCGTCCGGATGGCGGATCACGGGCTGGATGGAGCAGGTCGCCCGCTCCCAGCTCGACGTCGCCTTCGACTACCCGATCAAACTGCTCGCCAACGCACTCGGCTCCCCGCCCGCCGACGTCGTCCAACGCGCCCACGACCAGGGCATCCTGGTCGCAGCGCTCGCCGGAAGCGCCCGGCACGCGCGCAAGCACAAGGACGCGGGCATCGACATCGTCGTCGCTCAGGGGTACGAGGCCGGCGGCCACACCGGGGAGATCGCCTCCATGGTGCTCACCCCCGAAGTCGTCGACGCCGTGGCCCCGTTGCCGGTGCTGGCCGCCGGCGGCATCGGCAGTGGACAACAGATGGCCGCCGCTCTCGCGCTCGGCGCGCAGGGGGTCTGGCTCGGCTCGATCTGGCTGACCACGACGGAGGCCGAACTTCCCTCGCCCGTCCTGGTCCAGAAGCTGCTCGCCGCAGGATCGGGCGACACCGTACGCTCCCGGGCGCTGACCGGCAAACCCGCCCGGCAGCTGCGCACCGAATGGACCGACGCCTGGGACGACCCGCACGGACCCGGCACGCTCCCCATGCCCCTACAGGGCCTGCTGGTCGCCGAGGCGGTCACCCGCATCCAGAAGTACGAGGTGGAACCGCTGCTCGGCACGCCCGTCGGCCAGATCGTCGGCCGTATGAACAGTGAACGCAGCGTCCAAGCAGTCGTCGACGACCTCACCCGAGGCTTCGAGAAGGCCGTCGACCGCATCAACCGGATCGCCGGAAGGAGCCAGCAGTGA
- a CDS encoding acyl-CoA synthetase produces MSQAANGFWAQAAADPERTVLVAPDGEEWTAGRLLAAADQLVHGLRAAGLERGDSFAVVLPNGVEFFTAYLAATQAGLYLVPVNHHLVGPEIAWIVSDSGAKVLIAHERFAQAARNAADEAELPTTHRYAVGEVEGFRPYAELLDGQPESAPDGRTLGWVMNYTSGTTGRPRGIRRPLPGKLPEESYLGGFLGIFGIKPYDGNVHLVCSPLYHTAVLQFAGASLHIGHRLVLMDKWTPEEMLRLIDTYKCTHTHMVPTQFHRLLALPDEVRARYDVSSMRHAIHGAAPCPDHVKRAMIEWWGDSVEEYYAASEGGGAFATAEDWLKKPGTVGKAWPISELAVFDDDGNRLPPGELGTVYMKMSTGGFSYHKDEAKTRKNRIGDFFTVGDLGCLDEDGYLFLRDRKIDLIISGGVNIYPAEIEAALLAHPAVADAAAFGIPHDDWGEEVKAVVEPAPGHEPGPALAADILDHCARQLAGYKRPKSVDFIESMPRDPNGKLYKRRLRDPYWEGRTRQV; encoded by the coding sequence GTGAGCCAGGCCGCCAACGGTTTCTGGGCCCAGGCAGCGGCGGACCCCGAGCGCACGGTGCTCGTCGCTCCCGATGGGGAGGAGTGGACCGCCGGACGGCTGCTCGCCGCGGCCGACCAGCTGGTGCACGGGCTGCGTGCCGCGGGTCTCGAACGCGGGGACTCCTTCGCGGTCGTGCTGCCCAACGGCGTCGAGTTCTTCACGGCGTACCTGGCCGCCACTCAGGCCGGCCTCTACCTCGTCCCCGTCAACCACCACCTCGTCGGACCCGAGATCGCCTGGATCGTCTCGGACTCCGGCGCCAAGGTGCTCATCGCGCACGAGCGGTTCGCTCAGGCGGCGCGGAACGCCGCCGACGAGGCCGAGCTGCCCACCACCCATCGGTACGCGGTCGGCGAGGTCGAGGGCTTCCGGCCGTACGCCGAACTCCTCGACGGCCAACCCGAGTCGGCGCCCGACGGGCGCACCCTCGGCTGGGTCATGAACTACACCTCCGGCACCACGGGCCGCCCGCGCGGCATCCGCCGCCCGCTGCCCGGCAAGCTGCCGGAGGAGTCATACCTCGGCGGCTTCCTCGGCATCTTCGGCATCAAGCCCTACGACGGCAACGTCCACCTCGTGTGCTCACCGCTCTACCACACAGCGGTGCTCCAGTTCGCGGGCGCGTCGCTGCACATCGGGCACCGGCTGGTCCTGATGGACAAGTGGACACCCGAGGAGATGCTCCGCCTGATCGACACCTACAAGTGCACGCACACACATATGGTTCCGACCCAGTTCCACCGCCTCCTCGCCCTCCCCGACGAGGTGCGGGCGCGCTACGACGTCTCGTCCATGCGGCACGCCATCCACGGCGCCGCCCCCTGCCCCGACCATGTGAAGCGGGCAATGATCGAGTGGTGGGGCGACAGCGTGGAGGAGTACTACGCGGCCAGCGAGGGCGGCGGCGCCTTCGCGACCGCCGAGGACTGGCTGAAGAAGCCCGGCACGGTCGGCAAGGCCTGGCCCATCAGCGAACTCGCGGTCTTCGACGACGACGGGAACCGGCTGCCGCCCGGTGAACTCGGCACCGTCTACATGAAGATGAGCACAGGCGGATTCTCGTACCACAAGGACGAGGCCAAGACCCGCAAGAACCGCATCGGCGACTTCTTCACCGTCGGTGACCTCGGCTGTCTCGACGAGGACGGCTATCTCTTCCTGCGCGACCGCAAGATCGACCTGATCATCTCCGGCGGGGTGAACATCTACCCCGCCGAGATCGAGGCGGCCCTGCTCGCCCACCCCGCCGTCGCCGACGCCGCGGCCTTCGGAATCCCGCACGACGACTGGGGCGAGGAGGTCAAGGCGGTGGTCGAACCCGCCCCCGGCCACGAGCCCGGCCCGGCGCTGGCCGCGGACATCCTGGACCACTGCGCACGGCAGCTCGCCGGCTACAAGCGGCCCAAGAGCGTGGACTTCATCGAGTCCATGCCCCGTGACCCGAACGGCAAGCTGTACAAGCGACGGCTGCGCGACCCGTACTGGGAAGGTCGCACCCGCCAGGTGTGA
- a CDS encoding penicillin acylase family protein: protein MRTRLRRLAVTAAVLFTTGAAVPAATADQSSRQEHPTHGGLSAVIRYTEYGIPHIVAKDYAGLGFGDGWAQAADQVCTLADGFVTLSGERSRFFGPDAAPDGSLSAATKNLTSDLYFRGVREAGTLERLLAEPAPRGPSRQVRDLMRGWAAGYNAWLKQHRITDPACAGAAWVRPVTELDVAARTFALAVLAGQGRVIDSITTAQPPTGTTTAFATADPGAVARAARELFADDGMGSNAVAFRGDTTANGHGLLLGNPHYPWQGGRRFWQAQLTIPGELNVSGASLLGSPTVSIGYNAHVAWSHTVATGIPGNVVQLKLDPADPTAYLVDGEPERMTRRTVTVEVKDGTPVTRTQWWTRYGPVVTSMGPQAQLPWTATTAYALSDPNAENLRSGDTALGFGKARSTAEILGSLQRHQGLPWVNTIAADSAGHTLFTQAQVLPRITDELVARCSTGLGKVLYPASGLAVLDGSRGDCAPGSDPDAVQPGIFGPSRLPTLKDTPYVENSNGSAWLANADTPVTGYERIFGTIGTAASPRTRGALQDVSALAARGGLAVRDLERLQFTNRSVVGDLAAADAARACAALPDGTATGGDGTVVDVTEACAVLKAWDHTMNTGSRGALLFDRFWRRLTDKVPTAQLWKVPFSATDPVRTPNTLNTEASGFTTALADTVTELRSAGIPLNAPLGSHQFVVRGGERIPLPGGTESLGVWNKVEAQWDPAQGGYTEVTTGSSHIQAVGWNGSGCPVARTLLTYSQSSNPDSPHHADQTRLFSQEKWVTSRFCEKDIRSSPQLRVVRVHN, encoded by the coding sequence ATGCGCACCCGCCTGAGGCGGCTCGCCGTGACGGCCGCCGTCCTGTTCACCACCGGCGCCGCTGTGCCGGCCGCCACCGCCGACCAGTCGTCCCGCCAGGAACATCCCACGCACGGCGGCCTGTCCGCCGTCATCCGCTACACGGAGTACGGCATACCCCATATCGTCGCGAAGGACTACGCCGGCCTGGGCTTCGGCGACGGCTGGGCACAGGCCGCCGACCAGGTGTGCACGCTCGCCGACGGCTTCGTGACACTGAGCGGCGAGCGCTCGCGGTTCTTCGGGCCCGACGCGGCTCCCGACGGGTCGCTCTCGGCGGCGACGAAGAACCTCACCAGCGATCTGTACTTCCGCGGGGTGCGGGAGGCGGGCACCCTGGAGAGACTGCTCGCCGAGCCCGCGCCGCGGGGTCCGAGCCGACAGGTGCGGGACCTCATGCGCGGCTGGGCGGCCGGCTACAACGCCTGGCTGAAGCAACACCGGATCACGGACCCGGCCTGCGCGGGGGCCGCCTGGGTCCGGCCGGTGACCGAACTGGACGTGGCGGCTCGTACCTTCGCGCTCGCCGTGCTGGCCGGACAGGGCCGGGTGATCGACTCGATCACCACGGCGCAGCCGCCCACCGGGACGACGACCGCGTTCGCCACCGCCGATCCGGGGGCGGTGGCCCGAGCGGCCCGCGAGCTGTTCGCCGACGACGGCATGGGCTCGAACGCGGTCGCGTTCCGCGGGGACACGACCGCGAACGGGCACGGCCTGCTGCTGGGCAATCCGCACTACCCGTGGCAGGGCGGACGCCGGTTCTGGCAGGCGCAGCTGACGATTCCGGGCGAGCTGAACGTCTCGGGCGCCTCCCTGCTGGGCTCGCCGACGGTCTCCATCGGCTACAACGCGCACGTGGCGTGGAGCCACACCGTGGCGACCGGCATCCCCGGCAACGTCGTGCAGCTGAAGCTCGATCCGGCCGATCCGACCGCGTATCTGGTGGACGGCGAACCCGAGCGGATGACCAGGCGGACGGTGACCGTCGAGGTGAAGGACGGGACTCCGGTGACGCGCACCCAGTGGTGGACGCGCTACGGTCCCGTTGTCACCTCGATGGGCCCGCAGGCGCAGTTGCCGTGGACGGCCACGACGGCGTACGCGCTGAGCGATCCCAACGCGGAGAACCTGCGTTCCGGCGACACCGCCCTCGGCTTCGGCAAGGCACGTTCCACGGCCGAGATCCTGGGGTCCCTCCAGCGCCACCAGGGCCTGCCGTGGGTGAACACGATCGCCGCCGACTCGGCGGGGCACACGCTCTTCACCCAGGCCCAGGTGCTCCCGCGGATCACCGACGAGCTGGTGGCGCGCTGTTCGACGGGCCTCGGCAAGGTCCTCTACCCGGCGTCCGGGCTTGCCGTCCTCGACGGTTCGCGCGGCGACTGCGCGCCGGGCAGCGACCCGGACGCGGTGCAGCCGGGGATCTTCGGGCCGTCGAGGCTGCCGACGCTCAAGGACACGCCGTACGTGGAGAACTCGAACGGCAGCGCTTGGCTGGCCAACGCCGACACTCCGGTGACCGGCTACGAGCGGATCTTCGGCACCATCGGCACGGCGGCCTCGCCCCGCACGCGCGGTGCGCTCCAGGATGTGTCGGCGCTGGCGGCGCGGGGTGGGCTGGCCGTACGGGATCTGGAACGTCTGCAGTTCACGAACCGGTCGGTCGTGGGTGACCTGGCCGCCGCCGACGCCGCCCGTGCGTGTGCCGCGCTGCCTGACGGTACGGCAACCGGAGGTGACGGCACGGTCGTTGACGTGACCGAGGCGTGCGCGGTGCTCAAGGCCTGGGATCACACCATGAACACCGGTAGCCGGGGTGCGCTTCTCTTCGACCGGTTCTGGCGGCGGTTGACGGACAAGGTACCGACTGCGCAGCTGTGGAAGGTGCCGTTCTCGGCGACGGATCCGGTCCGCACCCCGAACACCCTGAACACGGAAGCCTCGGGTTTCACGACGGCTCTGGCCGACACGGTGACGGAGCTGCGTTCCGCCGGTATCCCGCTGAACGCGCCACTGGGCTCCCACCAGTTCGTCGTGCGGGGCGGGGAGCGCATTCCTCTTCCCGGTGGCACCGAGTCGCTCGGTGTCTGGAACAAGGTCGAGGCGCAGTGGGACCCGGCGCAGGGCGGCTACACGGAGGTCACCACGGGCTCCAGCCACATCCAGGCGGTCGGCTGGAACGGCAGTGGCTGCCCGGTGGCCCGGACGCTGCTGACGTACTCCCAGTCGTCGAACCCGGATTCCCCGCACCACGCCGACCAGACGCGGCTCTTCTCCCAGGAGAAGTGGGTGACGTCCCGCTTCTGCGAGAAGGACATCCGGTCGTCGCCGCAGCTGAGAGTTGTCCGCGTCCACAACTGA
- a CDS encoding acyl-CoA synthetase: MTAGRSVTVDGTLRRSARRTPERVAVHYGDRSWTYAELDDAVSRAARVLREAGLAPGDRVGAYGHNSDAYLIAFLACARAGLVHVPVNQSLTGDDLAYIVDQSGCGLVLVDPGLAGNLSEGVRMLSLRDADDSLLARLATTEPYDGEEPRGEDLVQLLYTSGTTALPKGAMMTHRALVHEYLSAITALDLSAGDRPVHSLPLYHSAQMHVFLLPYLAVGAENVILDAPDGNRLFDLIEAGRCDSLFAPPTVWIGLAGRSDFATRDLTGLRKAYYGASIMPVPVLERLKERLPKLAFHNCFGQSEIGPLSMVLGPYEHKGRMDSCGRPVLFVEAKLVDESGKDVPDGEQGEIVYRSPQLCEGYWNKPEETAEAFRDGWFHSGDLAVRDGEGYFTIVDRVKDVINSGGVLVASRQVEDALYTHEGVAEVAVIGLPDERWIEAVTAVVVPRGEVTEDELISHAREKLAHFKAPKRVLFVDELPRNASGKILKRELRDRFAEV; the protein is encoded by the coding sequence ATGACGGCGGGACGAAGCGTCACGGTCGACGGCACGCTGCGGCGCAGCGCACGGCGCACCCCGGAGCGTGTCGCGGTCCACTACGGCGACCGGTCGTGGACCTACGCGGAACTCGACGACGCCGTCTCACGCGCGGCACGCGTCCTGCGCGAGGCCGGGCTCGCCCCCGGCGACCGGGTCGGCGCCTACGGCCACAACTCCGACGCGTATCTGATCGCTTTCCTGGCCTGTGCCCGTGCCGGGCTCGTACACGTGCCGGTGAACCAGAGTCTGACCGGCGACGACCTGGCGTACATCGTCGACCAGTCCGGCTGCGGACTCGTCCTCGTGGACCCCGGCCTCGCGGGGAACCTCTCCGAGGGTGTACGGATGCTGTCGCTGCGGGACGCCGACGACTCGCTGCTCGCGCGGCTCGCCACCACGGAGCCCTACGACGGCGAGGAGCCGCGCGGCGAGGATCTGGTGCAGCTGCTCTACACGTCGGGCACGACCGCGCTGCCCAAGGGCGCGATGATGACGCACCGCGCGCTGGTGCACGAGTACCTGAGCGCGATCACCGCCCTCGACCTGAGCGCGGGCGACCGGCCCGTGCACTCGCTGCCGCTGTACCACTCGGCGCAGATGCATGTCTTCCTGCTGCCCTACCTCGCCGTCGGAGCGGAGAACGTCATCCTGGACGCGCCCGACGGTAACCGGCTGTTCGACCTGATCGAGGCGGGCCGCTGCGACAGCCTGTTCGCGCCGCCCACGGTGTGGATCGGCCTCGCGGGCCGTTCCGACTTCGCCACGCGCGATCTGACCGGGCTGCGCAAGGCCTACTACGGGGCCTCGATCATGCCGGTGCCCGTCCTGGAGCGTCTCAAGGAGCGGCTGCCGAAGCTCGCGTTCCACAACTGCTTCGGACAGAGCGAGATCGGCCCGCTGTCCATGGTCCTCGGGCCGTACGAGCACAAGGGGCGCATGGACTCCTGCGGGCGCCCGGTGCTGTTCGTGGAGGCGAAGCTCGTCGACGAGTCCGGCAAGGACGTGCCCGACGGGGAGCAGGGCGAAATCGTCTACCGGTCACCGCAGTTGTGTGAAGGCTACTGGAACAAGCCGGAGGAGACCGCCGAGGCCTTCCGCGACGGTTGGTTCCACTCCGGGGACCTCGCGGTGCGGGACGGCGAGGGGTACTTCACGATCGTCGACCGGGTCAAGGACGTCATCAACTCCGGTGGCGTGCTGGTCGCTTCACGACAGGTCGAGGACGCGCTGTACACCCACGAAGGGGTGGCCGAGGTCGCGGTGATCGGGCTGCCCGACGAGCGGTGGATCGAGGCGGTCACCGCGGTCGTCGTACCGCGCGGCGAGGTGACCGAGGACGAACTGATCTCCCACGCCCGCGAGAAGCTCGCCCACTTCAAGGCGCCCAAGC